One stretch of Armigeres subalbatus isolate Guangzhou_Male chromosome 2, GZ_Asu_2, whole genome shotgun sequence DNA includes these proteins:
- the LOC134211668 gene encoding uncharacterized protein LOC134211668 has product MQVISFKTLLIVQVFYGIQGSISSPYRIYEMVPEGICKTRRIPLLDNFIINWDPITLSNPEMGAIFRQTWNSSSFKRFAECKFYVQAPPKMGLYLTISTAKLRKNSRGHCIDSIVVKKSNDKKYTFCDALDDDDDDDELKVFSDDHGKIRVTINLDTTLALPTLNDTLEVQLIATVKRSCNYLDASLAQCEEDDYDSCISKDFFGDGYVNCPECEDEKSCFKESQQVQIVNPSNVFLSAIISLFATMVVFGGCLWCLYKYRNCIGNCNSNSAGTARTDQNARVVAAEQMQVELQSSANELQPSAPPNDDKDLPPTYESLFPTSPSGRTN; this is encoded by the exons ATGCAAGTGATAAGCTTTAAAACATTACTAATTGTGCAGGTTTTCTATGGAATTCAAGGCTCAATCAGTTCTCCATATCGTATCT ACGAAATGGTTCCGGAAGGTATCTGCAAAACCCGACGAATACCTTTGCTCGATAACTTCATAATTAACTGGGATCCTATAACTCTCAGCAATCCGGAGATGGGAGCCATCTTCAGACAAACGTGGAATTCTTCATCTTTTAAACGGTTTGCCGAATGCAAATTTTATGTGCAAGCCCCTCCGAAGATGGGTTTGTATTTGACCATCAGCACTGCGAAACTAAGGAAAAATAGCCGTGGCCATTGTATAGACAGCATTGTGGTCAAGAAAAGTAACGACAAGAAGTACACATTCTGCGATGCACtggatgacgacgacgatgatgacgagCTGAAAGTGTTTTCCGACGATCACGGGAAAATCCGGGTAACGATAAACTTGGACACAACACTGGCACTGCCAACACTGAATGATACGCTTGAAGTGCAGTTAATTGCTACTGTTAAACGGTCCTGCAACTACTTGGATGCATCGCTTGCTCAATGCGAAGAAGATGACTACGATTCCTGCATTTCGAAAGACTTCTTTGGAGACGGATATGTGAACTGCCCTGAGTGTGAAGACGAAAAAAGTTGCTTCAAAGAGTCGCAACAGGTTCAGATCGTAAATCCTTCAAATGTATTTCTAAGTGCAATAATATCCCTCTTTGCCACTATGGTTGTGTTTGGAGGTTGCCTCTGGTGCCTCTATAAATACCGCAATTGTATAGGGAATTGTAATAGCAACAGTGCCGGCACGGCACGTACCGATCAAAACGCGAGAGTAGTAGCAGCTGAGCAAATGCAAGTTGAGCTTCAGTCTTCCGCCAACGAACTGCAACCTTCGGCACCTCCTAACGATGATAAGGATCTACCACCAACTTACGAATCATTGTTCCCGACAAGTCCTTCCGGCAGGACTAATTGA